The following coding sequences lie in one Alloacidobacterium dinghuense genomic window:
- the tgt gene encoding tRNA guanosine(34) transglycosylase Tgt, with the protein MSLSFQIHTTSGKGRRGTMILPHAAVETPVFMPVGTVASVKAVPQHLLEELGARIILGNTYHLYLRPGHELIRRMGGLHRFMSWHRAILTDSGGFQVFSLNELRKVTEDGVQFRSHLDGGAHFFSPEHSMDVQIALGSDIAMAFDECTEYPADYARARKSLDLTLRWAERSKRHFDAHKQERPWDESFPGQTPNLFGIVQGGMYKDLRREAAERLVEMDFPGYAIGGLSVGEPRELTREIIAETLPYLPKDKPRYVMGVGYPDEIVEYAEMGVDMMDCVLPTRAARHGLIFTSEGRLNIKNRRFAEDQGPLDPECGCMVCQRYSRAYLRHLMASQEPLAAVLNTLHNLAFYLDTMQKLRDRLEAGQPVASGSPLPPL; encoded by the coding sequence GTGTCTCTTTCGTTTCAAATCCATACAACGAGCGGCAAGGGCCGCCGGGGTACGATGATTCTTCCGCATGCGGCGGTGGAAACGCCCGTCTTCATGCCGGTGGGGACGGTGGCGTCGGTGAAGGCGGTGCCCCAGCATCTGCTGGAGGAGCTGGGGGCGCGGATCATTCTGGGCAACACCTATCACCTCTACTTGCGGCCGGGGCATGAGCTGATTCGGCGCATGGGCGGGCTGCACCGGTTCATGAGCTGGCACCGGGCCATTCTTACGGATTCTGGTGGTTTTCAGGTCTTCAGCCTTAACGAGCTACGCAAGGTGACTGAAGATGGGGTGCAGTTCCGGTCGCATCTCGATGGCGGGGCGCACTTCTTCTCCCCTGAGCACTCGATGGACGTGCAGATCGCGCTTGGCTCGGACATTGCCATGGCGTTTGACGAGTGCACCGAGTATCCAGCGGACTACGCGCGGGCTCGGAAGTCCCTCGACCTGACGCTACGCTGGGCGGAGCGTAGCAAGCGGCACTTCGACGCGCACAAGCAGGAGCGTCCGTGGGATGAGTCGTTTCCCGGGCAGACGCCGAACCTATTCGGCATCGTGCAGGGCGGGATGTACAAGGACCTGCGACGCGAGGCGGCGGAGCGGCTGGTGGAGATGGACTTTCCGGGCTATGCGATCGGCGGACTGAGCGTTGGCGAGCCACGCGAGTTGACGCGCGAGATCATTGCCGAGACGCTTCCGTATTTGCCCAAGGACAAGCCGCGCTACGTGATGGGAGTAGGCTATCCCGATGAAATTGTTGAATATGCCGAGATGGGCGTTGACATGATGGACTGCGTGCTGCCGACGCGGGCGGCCCGGCACGGACTGATTTTTACCTCGGAAGGGCGGCTGAACATCAAGAACCGGCGCTTTGCCGAGGACCAGGGACCGCTCGACCCGGAGTGCGGTTGCATGGTCTGCCAGCGTTACAGTCGAGCGTATCTGCGGCATCTGATGGCTTCGCAGGAGCCTCTTGCGGCGGTCCTGAATACGCTGCACAACCTGGCGTTTTATCTCGATACGATGCAAAAGCTGCGGGATCGGCTGGAAGCTGGGCAGCCAGTGGCTTCCGGTTCCCCCCTTCCCCCTCTTTGA
- a CDS encoding beta-class carbonic anhydrase, whose protein sequence is MSVLPEVLAANEKYSAGFGNLSQLAMPPARHFAILTCMDARLDPAKFAGLSEGDAHVIRNAGGRASDDAIRSLVISYKLLGTKEFFVIHHTNCGMEFFTNEVIRGLLSSSLETAELTSNGFRDVGKGPGSRAGEFIEWLTVPNQEQAVVDDVERIRNNPLVPASIPIYGYVYDVKSGRLIEVQEATASGRAR, encoded by the coding sequence ATGAGCGTTCTTCCAGAAGTCCTTGCCGCCAACGAAAAATATAGCGCCGGGTTCGGCAATCTTTCTCAGCTCGCAATGCCCCCGGCACGCCATTTCGCCATCCTCACCTGCATGGATGCCCGCCTCGACCCGGCAAAGTTTGCCGGTCTGTCAGAAGGCGATGCCCATGTCATTCGCAATGCCGGCGGCCGTGCCAGCGACGACGCCATCCGCTCCCTCGTCATCAGCTACAAGCTTCTAGGCACAAAGGAATTCTTCGTCATCCACCACACCAACTGTGGAATGGAATTCTTCACCAACGAGGTCATACGTGGCCTGCTCTCCTCAAGCCTCGAAACTGCGGAGTTGACGAGCAACGGATTCCGCGACGTCGGCAAGGGGCCGGGTTCACGCGCTGGTGAGTTCATCGAGTGGCTCACAGTTCCGAATCAGGAACAGGCTGTTGTCGACGATGTCGAGCGCATTCGTAATAATCCACTGGTGCCTGCAAGCATTCCCATCTATGGCTACGTGTACGACGTGAAAAGTGGTCGTTTGATTGAGGTCCAAGAAGCAACCGCATCAGGACGGGCCCGCTGA